GGTTACGGCTTCTTGTCCGAGAATGCCACCTTCGCCCGTCGATGTCAGGAAGAAGGAATCATCTTTATCGGACCCAATCCGGAAACAATGGAAGCTATGGGAGATAAAATTGCTGCCCGTATCAAAATGATTGAGGCGGGAGTACCCGTAGTTCCCGGCACACAAGACAACCTGAAAAGCGTGGAAGAAGCAATAGAGCTTTGCAATAAAATCGGTTATCCGGTGATGCTGAAGGCTTCTATGGGTGGTGGTGGAAAAGGAATGCGCCTCATCCACAGTGCCGAAGAAGTGGAAGAAGCATATACCACTGCCAAGAGCGAATCATTGTCTTCCTTTGGTGACGACACGGTTTACCTGGAGAAGTTCGTTGAAGAGCCTCATCACATCGAGTTCCAGATTCTTGGTGACAAGCATGGAAACGTCATTCATCTGTGCGAACGCGAATGTTCCGTGCAACGCCGTAACCAGAAAATCGTGGAAGAGACTCCTTCGGTTTTCGTCACTCCCGAACTGCGAAAAGACATGGGTGAAAAAGCGGTAGCGGCGGCTAAAGCTGTGAACTACATCGGTGCGGGTACTATCGAATTCCTTGTTGATAAACACCGCAACTATTATTTCCTTGAAATGAACACCCGCTTGCAGGTGGAACATCCGATTACAGAAGAAGTGATTGGAGTAGATTTGGTAAAAGAGCAAATTAAAGTTGCCGACGGACAAGTGCTTCAACTGAAACAAGAGAATATCCAACAACGTGGACACGCTATCGAATGTCGTATCTGTGCCGAAGACACTGAAATGAATTTCATGCCGAGTCCGGGTATCATCAAACAGATTACAGAGCCAAACAGTATCGGTGTGCGTATTGACAGCTATGTATACGAAGGATATGAAATCCCGATCTACTATGACCCGATGATCGGCAAACTGATTGTGTGGGCTACCAATCGCGAATATGCGATCGAGCGAATGCGCCGTGTTCTCCACGAATATAAATTGACCGGAGTGAAAAACAACATCAGCTATCTGCGTGCCATCATGGATACACCTGATTTTGTAGAAGGTCATTATGACACAGGGTTCATTGCCAAGAACGGCGAGTACCTGAAACAACGGATTATGCGCACCAGCGAACACTCCGAAAATATTGCCCTGATCGCTGCCTACATAGACTATCTGATGAATCTCGAAGAGAACAACAGCGGTATGGCTGCCGACAACCGCCCTATCAGCAAGTGGAAAGAGTTCGGATTGCATAAAGGTGTGTTGAGAATCTAATTTTAACAAAGAGAATTCAATTATGGAAATTCATATAGGAAACCGTGTGGCCGAAATAGAACTGGTCAACAAGGAAGATAATAAGGTAGTGCTCACCATTGATGGAAAAACGTTTGAAGCAGACGTAGTGATGGCAGAAAACGGCACTTGCAACATCTTGATGGATGGACGCAGTTCGAACGCACAGCTGATTCGCCGTGATAACGGAAAAAGTTATAAAGTGAATACGCATTATAGCAGTTTCAATGTAGAAATAGTGGACAGCCAAGCGAAATATCTGCGTATGCGCAAGAAAGGGGAAGAAGAACAGAATGACTGTATCATTTCTCCGATGCCGGGCAAAGTAGTGAAAATACCTGTGGTAACCGGTCAGGAAATGAAAGCTGGAGATACCGCTATCGTTATCGAAGCCATGAAGATGCAAAGCAACTACAAAGTGACTTCAGACTGCCGCATTAAAGAAATTCTGGTTCAGGAAGGTGATAACATAACCGGCGACCAGACATTAATAACATTAGAACCGATTGCATAATATAAGAACGGATTGCATTATGGAAGAAATGAATAAAGCATACGCCACGTTCGAGGAACGTGACCGCATCGCTTCTCTTGGTGGAGGCGTTGATAAAATAGAGAAGCAACACGAAAGCGGTAAAATGACTGCTCGCGAACGTATCGACATGTTGCTCGATAAAGGTACTTTCGTTGAACTGGACAAGCTAATGGTTCACCGTTGTACGAACTACGGCATGGATAAAAACAAAATTCCGGGAGACGGTATCGTTTCAGGTTACGGAAAGGTGGACGGTCGCCAGGTATTTGTTTACGCATATGACTTTACCGTATATGGCGGTTCACTGTCTGCTTCCAATGCCAAAAAGATTGTAAAAGTACAACAACTTGCGTTGAAGAATGGTGCCCCGATTATCGCTTTGAATGATTCGGGCGGCGCACGTATTCAGGAAGGTATCGAA
The Bacteroides luhongzhouii DNA segment above includes these coding regions:
- the accC gene encoding acetyl-CoA carboxylase biotin carboxylase subunit codes for the protein MIKKILVANRGEIAVRVMRSCREMEITSIAIFSEADRTAKHVLYADEAYCVGPAASKESYLNIEKIIEVAKAAHADAIHPGYGFLSENATFARRCQEEGIIFIGPNPETMEAMGDKIAARIKMIEAGVPVVPGTQDNLKSVEEAIELCNKIGYPVMLKASMGGGGKGMRLIHSAEEVEEAYTTAKSESLSSFGDDTVYLEKFVEEPHHIEFQILGDKHGNVIHLCERECSVQRRNQKIVEETPSVFVTPELRKDMGEKAVAAAKAVNYIGAGTIEFLVDKHRNYYFLEMNTRLQVEHPITEEVIGVDLVKEQIKVADGQVLQLKQENIQQRGHAIECRICAEDTEMNFMPSPGIIKQITEPNSIGVRIDSYVYEGYEIPIYYDPMIGKLIVWATNREYAIERMRRVLHEYKLTGVKNNISYLRAIMDTPDFVEGHYDTGFIAKNGEYLKQRIMRTSEHSENIALIAAYIDYLMNLEENNSGMAADNRPISKWKEFGLHKGVLRI
- a CDS encoding acetyl-CoA carboxylase biotin carboxyl carrier protein subunit; the encoded protein is MEIHIGNRVAEIELVNKEDNKVVLTIDGKTFEADVVMAENGTCNILMDGRSSNAQLIRRDNGKSYKVNTHYSSFNVEIVDSQAKYLRMRKKGEEEQNDCIISPMPGKVVKIPVVTGQEMKAGDTAIVIEAMKMQSNYKVTSDCRIKEILVQEGDNITGDQTLITLEPIA